A section of the Drosophila sechellia strain sech25 chromosome 3L, ASM438219v1, whole genome shotgun sequence genome encodes:
- the LOC6604999 gene encoding peptidoglycan-recognition protein LC isoform X3 produces MHFSNETEMSQCPNAKRRVTDPSTGPKNCSTSSTDSGVILNDNVAAFRPEKETKDRGTDQGQFQSKSEEKTESKRISVEHTVNITTENAGKTSSPAVSIRSTTISVVSIDDNAIDSSSIDSDSEAEAEDYKVQKLGHQVTYPPNSSHLRDLNQGLTVISRHVAPGEAAVPPPNPLEAGIVAKQILNGSLAVATPTSPAGGATQGIGSIALTNSTDVTFGDKHFYEGPVTIQQFLIDNRDKWKPGEGPAGGQDNPAFNGGTSTNGSAPGSKHEDPAQTPPICPFLPNTVGRKAVTVTVVFVTLTFLLGIVLATTTNLFGKTLNQTNDPEVHVDGKLVVISIRGWAGMPTRGKLEPLNLPVSKVIISETPPEMCKTQESCSYWARVTQSRHMDTFNWGQIGYNFLVGGDGRIYEGRGWNYMGAHTRDNNNNSIGISFLGTFRRQEPTQKSLEACQLLIAQGVRLKKLMPDYQLLGHRQITGTLMPGEELYRIIQTWNNWYNLTKTWPDLHMTQLL; encoded by the exons ATGCATTTCAGCAATGAAACGGAAATGAGCCAATGTCCCAATGCGAAACGTAGAGTAACCGATCCGTCGACTGGACCAAAAAACTGCAGTACTTCGTCCACAGACTCGGGCGTTATACTGAACGATAATGTGGCGGCATTTCGACCGGAGAAGGAGACCAAAGATCGGGGGACGGACCAAGGGCAGTTCCAATCGAAATCGGAAGAGAAAACGGAATCCAAGCGTATCAGCGTTGAGCACACTGTCAATATAACAACGGAAAATGCTGGAAAGACATCTTCGCCGGCGGTTTCCATACGGAGCACCACCATTTCCGTTGTGTCCATCGATGATAATGCCATCGATTCGAGTAGTATTGATAGTGATTCGGAGGCCGAAGCGGAGGATTATAAGGTCCAGAAGCTGGGTCACCAGGTCACCTACCCGCCCAACAGTTCACACCTGCGCGATCTTAACCAGGGTCTAACGGTGATCAGTCGTCATGTGGCGCCAGGTGAGGCGGCAGTACCACCACCCAATCCCCTGGAAGCTGGCATTGTGGCCAAGCAAATACTAAACGGTAGTCTGGccgtggccacgcccacatctCCGGCGGGAGGTGCCACCCAGGGCATTGGCAGCATCGCCCTGACCAACTCCACGGATGTGACGTTCGGTGATAAGCACTTCTACGAGGGACCCGTGACGATACAACAGTTTCTCATCGACAATCGGGACAAGTGGAAACCGGGCGAGGGACCAGCTGGTGGACAGGATAACCCCGCATTCAATGGTGGAACCAGCACGAATGGCAGTGCGCCGG GCTCCAAACATGAAGATCCGGCGCAAACCCCACCAATTTGTCCTTTTCTGCCCAATACTGTTGGACGCAAGGCCGTCACAGTTACAGTGGTTTTTGTAACTTTAACCTTTCTGCTGGGGATCGTACTGGCCACCACCACAAATCTCTTCGGAAAGACGTTGAACCAAA CGAATGATCCTGAAGTCCATGTGGATGGAAAACTTGTAGTGATCAGTATAAGGGGCTGGGCTGGTATGCCTACTAGAGGAAAGCTAGAGCCCCTTAATCTTCCGGTCTCCAAGGTAATTATCTCCGAGACTCCACCCGAGATGTGTAAGACACAg gAGTCCTGCTCTTATTGGGCACGAGTCACCCAAAGCAGGCACATGGACACCTTCAACTGGGGTCAAATTGGATATAATTTCCTCGTGGGCGGGGATGGACGTATTTACGAGGGGCGTGGCTGGAACTACATGGGCGCTCATACGAGggacaataataacaacagcaTCGGTATTAGCTTTTTGGGAACATTTCGACGACAGGAGCCGACGCAAAAGTCATTAGAGGCATGTCAGCTGCTCATCGCTCAAGGTGTTCGCCTCAAGAAACTAATGCCAGATTACCAACTGCTGGGACATCGGCAAATCACAGGCACTTTGATGCCCGGTGAGGAGCTCTATAGAATCATTCAAACCTGGAATAACTGGTACAATCTGACGAAAACTTGGCCCGATCTGCATATGACTCAATTGTTATAA
- the LOC6604999 gene encoding peptidoglycan-recognition protein LC isoform X2, producing MHFSNETEMSQCPNAKRRVTDPSTGPKNCSTSSTDSGVILNDNVAAFRPEKETKDRGTDQGQFQSKSEEKTESKRISVEHTVNITTENAGKTSSPAVSIRSTTISVVSIDDNAIDSSSIDSDSEAEAEDYKVQKLGHQVTYPPNSSHLRDLNQGLTVISRHVAPGEAAVPPPNPLEAGIVAKQILNGSLAVATPTSPAGGATQGIGSIALTNSTDVTFGDKHFYEGPVTIQQFLIDNRDKWKPGEGPAGGQDNPAFNGGTSTNGSAPGSKHEDPAQTPPICPFLPNTVGRKAVTVTVVFVTLTFLLGIVLATTTNLFGKTLNQSKIRDDDDYRPNIPINSTIAGLDVVDNSTLVILKVAEWGGRPAKRMLDAQQLPINRVVISHTAAEGCESREVCSARVNVVQSFHMDSWGWDHIGYNFLVGGDGRVYEGRGWDYVGAHTKGYNRGSIGISFIGTFTTRKPNERQLEACKLLLEEGVRLKKLTPNYRLYGHRQLSATESPGEELYKIIKTWTHWSHEI from the exons ATGCATTTCAGCAATGAAACGGAAATGAGCCAATGTCCCAATGCGAAACGTAGAGTAACCGATCCGTCGACTGGACCAAAAAACTGCAGTACTTCGTCCACAGACTCGGGCGTTATACTGAACGATAATGTGGCGGCATTTCGACCGGAGAAGGAGACCAAAGATCGGGGGACGGACCAAGGGCAGTTCCAATCGAAATCGGAAGAGAAAACGGAATCCAAGCGTATCAGCGTTGAGCACACTGTCAATATAACAACGGAAAATGCTGGAAAGACATCTTCGCCGGCGGTTTCCATACGGAGCACCACCATTTCCGTTGTGTCCATCGATGATAATGCCATCGATTCGAGTAGTATTGATAGTGATTCGGAGGCCGAAGCGGAGGATTATAAGGTCCAGAAGCTGGGTCACCAGGTCACCTACCCGCCCAACAGTTCACACCTGCGCGATCTTAACCAGGGTCTAACGGTGATCAGTCGTCATGTGGCGCCAGGTGAGGCGGCAGTACCACCACCCAATCCCCTGGAAGCTGGCATTGTGGCCAAGCAAATACTAAACGGTAGTCTGGccgtggccacgcccacatctCCGGCGGGAGGTGCCACCCAGGGCATTGGCAGCATCGCCCTGACCAACTCCACGGATGTGACGTTCGGTGATAAGCACTTCTACGAGGGACCCGTGACGATACAACAGTTTCTCATCGACAATCGGGACAAGTGGAAACCGGGCGAGGGACCAGCTGGTGGACAGGATAACCCCGCATTCAATGGTGGAACCAGCACGAATGGCAGTGCGCCGG GCTCCAAACATGAAGATCCGGCGCAAACCCCACCAATTTGTCCTTTTCTGCCCAATACTGTTGGACGCAAGGCCGTCACAGTTACAGTGGTTTTTGTAACTTTAACCTTTCTGCTGGGGATCGTACTGGCCACCACCACAAATCTCTTCGGAAAGACGTTGAACCAAAGTAAGATCAGAGATGACGACGATTACAGACCAAATATTCCAATCAATTCAACAATAG CGGGCTTGGATGTCGTCGATAATAGCACCTTGGTGATCCTAAAAGTGGCCGAGTGGGGTGGAAGACCTGCCAAAAGGATGTTGGATGCCCAACAGTTGCCCATCAATCGGGTGGTCATCTCGCACACCGCCGCTGAGGGTTGCGAATCAAGG GAAGTGTGCTCCGCCCGGGTGAATGTCGTCCAATCGTTTCACATGGACAGCTGGGGCTGGGACCACATTGGCTACAACTTTCTGGTGGGCGGCGATGGCCGTGTGTAcgaggggcgtggctgggATTATGTGGGCGCCCACACCAAGGGTTATAATAGAGGAAGCATTGGGATATCCTTTATTGGAACCTTCACGACAAGGAAACCCAACGAACGGCAGTTAGAGGCATGCAAACTTCTTTTGGAAGAGGGTGTTCGTCTTAAGAAATTGACGCCCAATTATCGGCTTTATGGCCATCGACAACTGAGTGCCACGGAGAGTCCCGGGGAGGAGCTCTACAAGATCATTAAGACGTGGACACACTGGTCACACGAAATCTAA
- the LOC6604999 gene encoding peptidoglycan-recognition protein LC isoform X5 — MHFSNETEMSQCPNAKRRVTDPSTGPKNCSTSSTDSGVILNDNVAAFRPEKETKDRGTDQGQFQSKSEEKTESKRISVEHTVNITTENAGKTSSPAVSIRSTTISVVSIDDNAIDSSSIDSDSEAEAEDYKVQKLGHQVTYPPNSSHLRDLNQGLTVISRHVAPGEAAVPPPNPLEAGIVAKQILNGSLAVATPTSPAGGATQGIGSIALTNSTDVTFGDKHFYEGPVTIQQFLIDNRDKWKPGEGPAGGQDNPAFNGGTSTNGSAPGSKHEDPAQTPPICPFLPNTVGRKAVTVTVVFVTLTFLLGIVLATTTNLFGKTLNQTGLDVVDNSTLVILKVAEWGGRPAKRMLDAQQLPINRVVISHTAAEGCESREVCSARVNVVQSFHMDSWGWDHIGYNFLVGGDGRVYEGRGWDYVGAHTKGYNRGSIGISFIGTFTTRKPNERQLEACKLLLEEGVRLKKLTPNYRLYGHRQLSATESPGEELYKIIKTWTHWSHEI; from the exons ATGCATTTCAGCAATGAAACGGAAATGAGCCAATGTCCCAATGCGAAACGTAGAGTAACCGATCCGTCGACTGGACCAAAAAACTGCAGTACTTCGTCCACAGACTCGGGCGTTATACTGAACGATAATGTGGCGGCATTTCGACCGGAGAAGGAGACCAAAGATCGGGGGACGGACCAAGGGCAGTTCCAATCGAAATCGGAAGAGAAAACGGAATCCAAGCGTATCAGCGTTGAGCACACTGTCAATATAACAACGGAAAATGCTGGAAAGACATCTTCGCCGGCGGTTTCCATACGGAGCACCACCATTTCCGTTGTGTCCATCGATGATAATGCCATCGATTCGAGTAGTATTGATAGTGATTCGGAGGCCGAAGCGGAGGATTATAAGGTCCAGAAGCTGGGTCACCAGGTCACCTACCCGCCCAACAGTTCACACCTGCGCGATCTTAACCAGGGTCTAACGGTGATCAGTCGTCATGTGGCGCCAGGTGAGGCGGCAGTACCACCACCCAATCCCCTGGAAGCTGGCATTGTGGCCAAGCAAATACTAAACGGTAGTCTGGccgtggccacgcccacatctCCGGCGGGAGGTGCCACCCAGGGCATTGGCAGCATCGCCCTGACCAACTCCACGGATGTGACGTTCGGTGATAAGCACTTCTACGAGGGACCCGTGACGATACAACAGTTTCTCATCGACAATCGGGACAAGTGGAAACCGGGCGAGGGACCAGCTGGTGGACAGGATAACCCCGCATTCAATGGTGGAACCAGCACGAATGGCAGTGCGCCGG GCTCCAAACATGAAGATCCGGCGCAAACCCCACCAATTTGTCCTTTTCTGCCCAATACTGTTGGACGCAAGGCCGTCACAGTTACAGTGGTTTTTGTAACTTTAACCTTTCTGCTGGGGATCGTACTGGCCACCACCACAAATCTCTTCGGAAAGACGTTGAACCAAA CGGGCTTGGATGTCGTCGATAATAGCACCTTGGTGATCCTAAAAGTGGCCGAGTGGGGTGGAAGACCTGCCAAAAGGATGTTGGATGCCCAACAGTTGCCCATCAATCGGGTGGTCATCTCGCACACCGCCGCTGAGGGTTGCGAATCAAGG GAAGTGTGCTCCGCCCGGGTGAATGTCGTCCAATCGTTTCACATGGACAGCTGGGGCTGGGACCACATTGGCTACAACTTTCTGGTGGGCGGCGATGGCCGTGTGTAcgaggggcgtggctgggATTATGTGGGCGCCCACACCAAGGGTTATAATAGAGGAAGCATTGGGATATCCTTTATTGGAACCTTCACGACAAGGAAACCCAACGAACGGCAGTTAGAGGCATGCAAACTTCTTTTGGAAGAGGGTGTTCGTCTTAAGAAATTGACGCCCAATTATCGGCTTTATGGCCATCGACAACTGAGTGCCACGGAGAGTCCCGGGGAGGAGCTCTACAAGATCATTAAGACGTGGACACACTGGTCACACGAAATCTAA
- the LOC6604999 gene encoding peptidoglycan-recognition protein LC isoform X1, whose amino-acid sequence MHFSNETEMSQCPNAKRRVTDPSTGPKNCSTSSTDSGVILNDNVAAFRPEKETKDRGTDQGQFQSKSEEKTESKRISVEHTVNITTENAGKTSSPAVSIRSTTISVVSIDDNAIDSSSIDSDSEAEAEDYKVQKLGHQVTYPPNSSHLRDLNQGLTVISRHVAPGEAAVPPPNPLEAGIVAKQILNGSLAVATPTSPAGGATQGIGSIALTNSTDVTFGDKHFYEGPVTIQQFLIDNRDKWKPGEGPAGGQDNPAFNGGTSTNGSAPGSKHEDPAQTPPICPFLPNTVGRKAVTVTVVFVTLTFLLGIVLATTTNLFGKTLNQSKIRDDDDYRPNIPINSTIDLDNIGGGLILRFVERQQWLAQPPQKEIPDLELPVGLVIALPTNSENCNTQAICVLRVRLLQTYDIESSQKCDIAYNFLIGGDGNVYVGRGWDKMGAHMNNIPYDSRSLSFAYIGSFKTIQPSAKQLSVTRLLLERGVKLGKIAPNYRFTASSKLMPSVTDFKADALYKSFANWTHWS is encoded by the exons ATGCATTTCAGCAATGAAACGGAAATGAGCCAATGTCCCAATGCGAAACGTAGAGTAACCGATCCGTCGACTGGACCAAAAAACTGCAGTACTTCGTCCACAGACTCGGGCGTTATACTGAACGATAATGTGGCGGCATTTCGACCGGAGAAGGAGACCAAAGATCGGGGGACGGACCAAGGGCAGTTCCAATCGAAATCGGAAGAGAAAACGGAATCCAAGCGTATCAGCGTTGAGCACACTGTCAATATAACAACGGAAAATGCTGGAAAGACATCTTCGCCGGCGGTTTCCATACGGAGCACCACCATTTCCGTTGTGTCCATCGATGATAATGCCATCGATTCGAGTAGTATTGATAGTGATTCGGAGGCCGAAGCGGAGGATTATAAGGTCCAGAAGCTGGGTCACCAGGTCACCTACCCGCCCAACAGTTCACACCTGCGCGATCTTAACCAGGGTCTAACGGTGATCAGTCGTCATGTGGCGCCAGGTGAGGCGGCAGTACCACCACCCAATCCCCTGGAAGCTGGCATTGTGGCCAAGCAAATACTAAACGGTAGTCTGGccgtggccacgcccacatctCCGGCGGGAGGTGCCACCCAGGGCATTGGCAGCATCGCCCTGACCAACTCCACGGATGTGACGTTCGGTGATAAGCACTTCTACGAGGGACCCGTGACGATACAACAGTTTCTCATCGACAATCGGGACAAGTGGAAACCGGGCGAGGGACCAGCTGGTGGACAGGATAACCCCGCATTCAATGGTGGAACCAGCACGAATGGCAGTGCGCCGG GCTCCAAACATGAAGATCCGGCGCAAACCCCACCAATTTGTCCTTTTCTGCCCAATACTGTTGGACGCAAGGCCGTCACAGTTACAGTGGTTTTTGTAACTTTAACCTTTCTGCTGGGGATCGTACTGGCCACCACCACAAATCTCTTCGGAAAGACGTTGAACCAAAGTAAGATCAGAGATGACGACGATTACAGACCAAATATTCCAATCAATTCAACAATAG ATCTGGACAACATTGGTGGTGGACTAATACTGAGGTTCGTGGAGCGTCAGCAATGGCTCGCACAGCCGCCACAGAAGGAGATTCCCGATCTGGAGCTGCCCGTGGGACTGGTCATAGCCTTGCCCACCAACTCAGAAAACTGCAACACACAGGCGATCTGTGTGCTCCGAGTTCGTCTGCTGCAGACGTACGATATAGAATCGTCGCAAAAGTGTGATATTGCGTACAACTTTCTGATTGGCGGAGATGGAAATGTATATGTGGGACGGGGCTGGGATAAAATGGGAGCCCACATGAACAATATACCCTATGACTCGAGGAGTCTTAGCTTCGCCTATATCGGATCTTTTAAGACCATCCAACCGTCGGCCAAGCAACTCAGTGTGACTCGTCTTTTGCTGGAGCGTGGCGTCAAGCTGGGCAAGATTGCACCCAACTACCGATTTACGGCGAGCAGCAAACTGATGCCAAGTGTAACCGATTTTAAGGCGGATGCGCTCTACAAAAGCTTCGCCAACTGGACTCATTGGTCGTGA
- the LOC6604999 gene encoding peptidoglycan-recognition protein LC isoform X4: MHFSNETEMSQCPNAKRRVTDPSTGPKNCSTSSTDSGVILNDNVAAFRPEKETKDRGTDQGQFQSKSEEKTESKRISVEHTVNITTENAGKTSSPAVSIRSTTISVVSIDDNAIDSSSIDSDSEAEAEDYKVQKLGHQVTYPPNSSHLRDLNQGLTVISRHVAPGEAAVPPPNPLEAGIVAKQILNGSLAVATPTSPAGGATQGIGSIALTNSTDVTFGDKHFYEGPVTIQQFLIDNRDKWKPGEGPAGGQDNPAFNGGTSTNGSAPGSKHEDPAQTPPICPFLPNTVGRKAVTVTVVFVTLTFLLGIVLATTTNLFGKTLNQNLDNIGGGLILRFVERQQWLAQPPQKEIPDLELPVGLVIALPTNSENCNTQAICVLRVRLLQTYDIESSQKCDIAYNFLIGGDGNVYVGRGWDKMGAHMNNIPYDSRSLSFAYIGSFKTIQPSAKQLSVTRLLLERGVKLGKIAPNYRFTASSKLMPSVTDFKADALYKSFANWTHWS; this comes from the exons ATGCATTTCAGCAATGAAACGGAAATGAGCCAATGTCCCAATGCGAAACGTAGAGTAACCGATCCGTCGACTGGACCAAAAAACTGCAGTACTTCGTCCACAGACTCGGGCGTTATACTGAACGATAATGTGGCGGCATTTCGACCGGAGAAGGAGACCAAAGATCGGGGGACGGACCAAGGGCAGTTCCAATCGAAATCGGAAGAGAAAACGGAATCCAAGCGTATCAGCGTTGAGCACACTGTCAATATAACAACGGAAAATGCTGGAAAGACATCTTCGCCGGCGGTTTCCATACGGAGCACCACCATTTCCGTTGTGTCCATCGATGATAATGCCATCGATTCGAGTAGTATTGATAGTGATTCGGAGGCCGAAGCGGAGGATTATAAGGTCCAGAAGCTGGGTCACCAGGTCACCTACCCGCCCAACAGTTCACACCTGCGCGATCTTAACCAGGGTCTAACGGTGATCAGTCGTCATGTGGCGCCAGGTGAGGCGGCAGTACCACCACCCAATCCCCTGGAAGCTGGCATTGTGGCCAAGCAAATACTAAACGGTAGTCTGGccgtggccacgcccacatctCCGGCGGGAGGTGCCACCCAGGGCATTGGCAGCATCGCCCTGACCAACTCCACGGATGTGACGTTCGGTGATAAGCACTTCTACGAGGGACCCGTGACGATACAACAGTTTCTCATCGACAATCGGGACAAGTGGAAACCGGGCGAGGGACCAGCTGGTGGACAGGATAACCCCGCATTCAATGGTGGAACCAGCACGAATGGCAGTGCGCCGG GCTCCAAACATGAAGATCCGGCGCAAACCCCACCAATTTGTCCTTTTCTGCCCAATACTGTTGGACGCAAGGCCGTCACAGTTACAGTGGTTTTTGTAACTTTAACCTTTCTGCTGGGGATCGTACTGGCCACCACCACAAATCTCTTCGGAAAGACGTTGAACCAAA ATCTGGACAACATTGGTGGTGGACTAATACTGAGGTTCGTGGAGCGTCAGCAATGGCTCGCACAGCCGCCACAGAAGGAGATTCCCGATCTGGAGCTGCCCGTGGGACTGGTCATAGCCTTGCCCACCAACTCAGAAAACTGCAACACACAGGCGATCTGTGTGCTCCGAGTTCGTCTGCTGCAGACGTACGATATAGAATCGTCGCAAAAGTGTGATATTGCGTACAACTTTCTGATTGGCGGAGATGGAAATGTATATGTGGGACGGGGCTGGGATAAAATGGGAGCCCACATGAACAATATACCCTATGACTCGAGGAGTCTTAGCTTCGCCTATATCGGATCTTTTAAGACCATCCAACCGTCGGCCAAGCAACTCAGTGTGACTCGTCTTTTGCTGGAGCGTGGCGTCAAGCTGGGCAAGATTGCACCCAACTACCGATTTACGGCGAGCAGCAAACTGATGCCAAGTGTAACCGATTTTAAGGCGGATGCGCTCTACAAAAGCTTCGCCAACTGGACTCATTGGTCGTGA
- the LOC6604999 gene encoding peptidoglycan-recognition protein LC isoform X7, with amino-acid sequence MSRNTLEICLKCHGIIVDNDRRIECDNGFCARSCHRKCTELSEDQLKVLEMVPNLRWKCDTCLNRVQTGAQMSKWLETSLREHEKRLEILEEGLVKRSKHEDPAQTPPICPFLPNTVGRKAVTVTVVFVTLTFLLGIVLATTTNLFGKTLNQTNDPEVHVDGKLVVISIRGWAGMPTRGKLEPLNLPVSKVIISETPPEMCKTQESCSYWARVTQSRHMDTFNWGQIGYNFLVGGDGRIYEGRGWNYMGAHTRDNNNNSIGISFLGTFRRQEPTQKSLEACQLLIAQGVRLKKLMPDYQLLGHRQITGTLMPGEELYRIIQTWNNWYNLTKTWPDLHMTQLL; translated from the exons ATGTCTAGGAACACGCTTGAAATTTGCCTAAAGTGTCACGGGATAATCGTAGATAATGACAGGCGTATCGAGTGTGATAATGGCTTTTGTGCTCGCTCCTGTCATCGCAAATGCACGGAATTGTCCGAGGATCAGTTGAAAGTGCTGGAAATGGTGCCCAATTTAAGGTGGAAATGTGACACCTGTCTGAACAGGGTGCAAACTGGAGCACAAATGAGCAAGTGGTTGGAAACGTCCCTGCGGGAACACGAAAAACGTTTGGAAATCCTAGAAGAGGGGCTAGTGAAGC GCTCCAAACATGAAGATCCGGCGCAAACCCCACCAATTTGTCCTTTTCTGCCCAATACTGTTGGACGCAAGGCCGTCACAGTTACAGTGGTTTTTGTAACTTTAACCTTTCTGCTGGGGATCGTACTGGCCACCACCACAAATCTCTTCGGAAAGACGTTGAACCAAA CGAATGATCCTGAAGTCCATGTGGATGGAAAACTTGTAGTGATCAGTATAAGGGGCTGGGCTGGTATGCCTACTAGAGGAAAGCTAGAGCCCCTTAATCTTCCGGTCTCCAAGGTAATTATCTCCGAGACTCCACCCGAGATGTGTAAGACACAg gAGTCCTGCTCTTATTGGGCACGAGTCACCCAAAGCAGGCACATGGACACCTTCAACTGGGGTCAAATTGGATATAATTTCCTCGTGGGCGGGGATGGACGTATTTACGAGGGGCGTGGCTGGAACTACATGGGCGCTCATACGAGggacaataataacaacagcaTCGGTATTAGCTTTTTGGGAACATTTCGACGACAGGAGCCGACGCAAAAGTCATTAGAGGCATGTCAGCTGCTCATCGCTCAAGGTGTTCGCCTCAAGAAACTAATGCCAGATTACCAACTGCTGGGACATCGGCAAATCACAGGCACTTTGATGCCCGGTGAGGAGCTCTATAGAATCATTCAAACCTGGAATAACTGGTACAATCTGACGAAAACTTGGCCCGATCTGCATATGACTCAATTGTTATAA
- the LOC6604999 gene encoding peptidoglycan-recognition protein LC isoform X8 has product MSRNTLEICLKCHGIIVDNDRRIECDNGFCARSCHRKCTELSEDQLKVLEMVPNLRWKCDTCLNRVQTGAQMSKWLETSLREHEKRLEILEEGLVKRSKHEDPAQTPPICPFLPNTVGRKAVTVTVVFVTLTFLLGIVLATTTNLFGKTLNQNLDNIGGGLILRFVERQQWLAQPPQKEIPDLELPVGLVIALPTNSENCNTQAICVLRVRLLQTYDIESSQKCDIAYNFLIGGDGNVYVGRGWDKMGAHMNNIPYDSRSLSFAYIGSFKTIQPSAKQLSVTRLLLERGVKLGKIAPNYRFTASSKLMPSVTDFKADALYKSFANWTHWS; this is encoded by the exons ATGTCTAGGAACACGCTTGAAATTTGCCTAAAGTGTCACGGGATAATCGTAGATAATGACAGGCGTATCGAGTGTGATAATGGCTTTTGTGCTCGCTCCTGTCATCGCAAATGCACGGAATTGTCCGAGGATCAGTTGAAAGTGCTGGAAATGGTGCCCAATTTAAGGTGGAAATGTGACACCTGTCTGAACAGGGTGCAAACTGGAGCACAAATGAGCAAGTGGTTGGAAACGTCCCTGCGGGAACACGAAAAACGTTTGGAAATCCTAGAAGAGGGGCTAGTGAAGC GCTCCAAACATGAAGATCCGGCGCAAACCCCACCAATTTGTCCTTTTCTGCCCAATACTGTTGGACGCAAGGCCGTCACAGTTACAGTGGTTTTTGTAACTTTAACCTTTCTGCTGGGGATCGTACTGGCCACCACCACAAATCTCTTCGGAAAGACGTTGAACCAAA ATCTGGACAACATTGGTGGTGGACTAATACTGAGGTTCGTGGAGCGTCAGCAATGGCTCGCACAGCCGCCACAGAAGGAGATTCCCGATCTGGAGCTGCCCGTGGGACTGGTCATAGCCTTGCCCACCAACTCAGAAAACTGCAACACACAGGCGATCTGTGTGCTCCGAGTTCGTCTGCTGCAGACGTACGATATAGAATCGTCGCAAAAGTGTGATATTGCGTACAACTTTCTGATTGGCGGAGATGGAAATGTATATGTGGGACGGGGCTGGGATAAAATGGGAGCCCACATGAACAATATACCCTATGACTCGAGGAGTCTTAGCTTCGCCTATATCGGATCTTTTAAGACCATCCAACCGTCGGCCAAGCAACTCAGTGTGACTCGTCTTTTGCTGGAGCGTGGCGTCAAGCTGGGCAAGATTGCACCCAACTACCGATTTACGGCGAGCAGCAAACTGATGCCAAGTGTAACCGATTTTAAGGCGGATGCGCTCTACAAAAGCTTCGCCAACTGGACTCATTGGTCGTGA
- the LOC6604999 gene encoding peptidoglycan-recognition protein LC isoform X6, translated as MSRNTLEICLKCHGIIVDNDRRIECDNGFCARSCHRKCTELSEDQLKVLEMVPNLRWKCDTCLNRVQTGAQMSKWLETSLREHEKRLEILEEGLVKRSKHEDPAQTPPICPFLPNTVGRKAVTVTVVFVTLTFLLGIVLATTTNLFGKTLNQSKIRDDDDYRPNIPINSTIDLDNIGGGLILRFVERQQWLAQPPQKEIPDLELPVGLVIALPTNSENCNTQAICVLRVRLLQTYDIESSQKCDIAYNFLIGGDGNVYVGRGWDKMGAHMNNIPYDSRSLSFAYIGSFKTIQPSAKQLSVTRLLLERGVKLGKIAPNYRFTASSKLMPSVTDFKADALYKSFANWTHWS; from the exons ATGTCTAGGAACACGCTTGAAATTTGCCTAAAGTGTCACGGGATAATCGTAGATAATGACAGGCGTATCGAGTGTGATAATGGCTTTTGTGCTCGCTCCTGTCATCGCAAATGCACGGAATTGTCCGAGGATCAGTTGAAAGTGCTGGAAATGGTGCCCAATTTAAGGTGGAAATGTGACACCTGTCTGAACAGGGTGCAAACTGGAGCACAAATGAGCAAGTGGTTGGAAACGTCCCTGCGGGAACACGAAAAACGTTTGGAAATCCTAGAAGAGGGGCTAGTGAAGC GCTCCAAACATGAAGATCCGGCGCAAACCCCACCAATTTGTCCTTTTCTGCCCAATACTGTTGGACGCAAGGCCGTCACAGTTACAGTGGTTTTTGTAACTTTAACCTTTCTGCTGGGGATCGTACTGGCCACCACCACAAATCTCTTCGGAAAGACGTTGAACCAAAGTAAGATCAGAGATGACGACGATTACAGACCAAATATTCCAATCAATTCAACAATAG ATCTGGACAACATTGGTGGTGGACTAATACTGAGGTTCGTGGAGCGTCAGCAATGGCTCGCACAGCCGCCACAGAAGGAGATTCCCGATCTGGAGCTGCCCGTGGGACTGGTCATAGCCTTGCCCACCAACTCAGAAAACTGCAACACACAGGCGATCTGTGTGCTCCGAGTTCGTCTGCTGCAGACGTACGATATAGAATCGTCGCAAAAGTGTGATATTGCGTACAACTTTCTGATTGGCGGAGATGGAAATGTATATGTGGGACGGGGCTGGGATAAAATGGGAGCCCACATGAACAATATACCCTATGACTCGAGGAGTCTTAGCTTCGCCTATATCGGATCTTTTAAGACCATCCAACCGTCGGCCAAGCAACTCAGTGTGACTCGTCTTTTGCTGGAGCGTGGCGTCAAGCTGGGCAAGATTGCACCCAACTACCGATTTACGGCGAGCAGCAAACTGATGCCAAGTGTAACCGATTTTAAGGCGGATGCGCTCTACAAAAGCTTCGCCAACTGGACTCATTGGTCGTGA